One window from the genome of Heptranchias perlo isolate sHepPer1 chromosome 22, sHepPer1.hap1, whole genome shotgun sequence encodes:
- the atpaf2 gene encoding ATP synthase mitochondrial F1 complex assembly factor 2 translates to MLARFWARAPAVLRPGLGCQVMGRMTEWRRRYPATERKKFYQDVSISQGEGGAFEINLDRKKLKTPQGKLFTVPSEVLAIAVATEWESQRDTLQFFTMHLTTLCNTALDNPTQRTKEQLIRAALKYLDTDTVCYRVEEPPGLVELQRNEWDPVIEWIENRYNVVIGSSTSILGPNIPKESKETFEQHLSSYNSWALVGLEYIIHQLKSVVLSLNLIDRNLNVEKAVLLSRLEEQYQIECWGNVEWAHDYDLHELRSRTAAGTLFVHLCSESSTVKHKLLQD, encoded by the exons ATGTTGGCCCGCTTCTGGGCTCGGGCGCCCGCCGTATTGAGGCCTGGGCTTGGTTGCCAGGTGATGGGAAGGATGACGGAGTGGAGGCGGCGGTACCCGGCAACAG AACGGAAGAAATTTTATCAGGATGTTAGCATTTCTCAAGGGGAAG gaggagcatttgaGATAAACCTGGACCGCAAGAAGCTGAAGACGCCTCAGGGCAAGTTGTTCACGGTCCCCAGCGAAGTTCTGGCAATCGCTGTCGCCACGGAATGGGAGTCTCAGCGAGACACACTGCAGTTCTTCACGATGCACCTG ACAACTTTATGCAACACTGCACTGGATAATCCCACACAAAGAACAAAAGAACAGTTGATTAGGGCGGCTCTTAAATACCTGGACACAGACACCGTCTG TTACAGAGTGGAGGAGCCGCCCGGCTTAGTGGAGCTCCAGAGAAATGAATGGGATCCAGTCATCGAGTGGATAGAAAACAG ATATAATGTTGTGATTGGCTCTTCCACAAGTATCTTGGGACCAAACATTCCAAAGGAGTCCAAGGAGACCTTTGAgcaacacctctcctcttacaATTCCTGGGCACTAGTGG gtcTGGAGTATATCATCCATCAGCTGAAATCAGTGGTTCTTTCATTAAATCTAATTGACCGAAACTTGAATGTAGAGAAGGCTGTGCTGCTGTCTCGGCTAGAAGAACAGTATCAG ATTGAGTGTTGGGGAAACGTTGAATGGGCGCATGACTACGACCTCCATGAGCTTCGATCCCGCACGGCTGCAGGAACCTTGTTCGTCCATCTGTGTTCAGAGAGCTCCACTGTCAAACACAAGCTACTGCAGGACTGA